The Pirellulales bacterium genome window below encodes:
- the cadA gene encoding cadmium-translocating P-type ATPase: protein MGPLVSILTPARRQAAIAALALAMIAVHLAMRLAGGEEVAARADWPLWIALALGGTPLVVELSAKLVRRQFGSDLLAGISIVASALLGEYLAGTLVVLMLSGGEALESYAVRSASSVLAALAKRMPALAHRKEGSRLVDVQLAAVQVGDLVMVFPHEVCPVDGTVVEGHGVMDESYLTGEPYQMAKTAGAAVLSGAINGESALTIRADKLAIDSRYAKIMRVMETSQQQRPQLRRLGDQLGAFYTPLALAVAGGAWLASGDPVRFLAVLVVATPCPLLIAIPVAIIGSISLAARRAIIVRDPAALERADRCRTVILDKTGTLTYGAPQLVGESLADGFDADEVLALAASVERYSKHPLASAIRRASEARRVPTREVGSVHEAPGAGLVGEVGSQRVRITNRAQLAEKNPVAATMLPPAVGGMECVVLVDDRLAATYQFRDAPRRDGAPFIEHLAPRHAIERIMLLSGDRESEVRYLADAVGISEIYAGQSPEEKLERVRAETAVAPTLFVGDGINDAPALLAATVGIAFGQNSDVTTEAAGVVVMDSSLGKLDEFMHISRRMRRIALQSAVGGMAASVVGMGLAAAGWLPPVAGAVAQEAIDVVAVLNALRAAWPPKSLRDF from the coding sequence ATGGGCCCTCTGGTCTCGATCCTCACGCCGGCGCGGCGGCAGGCGGCGATCGCCGCGCTGGCCCTGGCGATGATCGCCGTGCACCTGGCGATGCGGTTGGCAGGCGGGGAAGAAGTCGCCGCGCGGGCCGACTGGCCGTTGTGGATCGCGCTCGCCCTAGGCGGAACGCCGCTGGTCGTCGAGCTTTCGGCCAAGCTCGTCCGCCGGCAGTTCGGCTCCGATCTGCTCGCGGGAATCTCGATCGTCGCCTCGGCCCTGTTGGGCGAATACCTCGCGGGGACGCTCGTGGTGCTGATGCTCTCCGGGGGCGAGGCGCTCGAATCGTACGCCGTGCGGAGCGCCTCGTCGGTGCTGGCCGCGCTCGCCAAACGGATGCCCGCCTTGGCGCATCGCAAGGAAGGGTCGCGATTGGTCGACGTGCAACTGGCCGCCGTGCAGGTCGGCGATCTGGTCATGGTGTTTCCGCACGAAGTGTGCCCGGTCGACGGCACGGTCGTCGAAGGACACGGCGTGATGGACGAATCGTACCTCACGGGCGAGCCGTACCAGATGGCCAAGACCGCCGGCGCGGCGGTGCTGTCGGGGGCGATCAACGGCGAATCGGCCTTGACGATCCGCGCCGACAAGCTGGCGATCGACTCGCGGTACGCCAAGATCATGCGCGTCATGGAAACCTCGCAGCAACAGCGCCCGCAGTTGCGGCGGCTGGGGGACCAGTTGGGGGCGTTCTACACGCCGCTGGCCTTGGCGGTGGCCGGGGGGGCGTGGCTGGCGTCGGGCGACCCCGTGCGGTTTCTCGCCGTGCTGGTCGTGGCGACTCCCTGCCCGTTGTTGATCGCCATTCCCGTGGCGATCATCGGCTCGATCTCGCTCGCGGCACGGCGGGCGATCATCGTCCGCGACCCCGCGGCTCTCGAACGGGCCGACCGCTGCCGAACCGTCATCCTCGACAAGACGGGGACGCTCACCTACGGCGCGCCGCAGTTGGTGGGCGAGTCGCTTGCCGACGGGTTCGACGCCGACGAAGTGCTGGCGCTCGCGGCGAGCGTCGAACGCTACTCGAAACATCCCCTCGCCTCGGCGATTCGGCGGGCGAGCGAGGCCCGCCGCGTGCCGACCCGCGAGGTTGGCTCCGTCCACGAAGCCCCTGGCGCCGGGCTAGTCGGCGAGGTCGGCTCGCAACGCGTGCGGATCACCAATCGTGCGCAGCTGGCGGAGAAAAATCCCGTGGCGGCGACAATGCTTCCCCCAGCTGTCGGCGGCATGGAATGCGTGGTGCTGGTCGACGACCGCTTGGCCGCGACCTATCAATTCCGCGACGCCCCACGCCGCGACGGGGCGCCGTTCATCGAACATCTCGCCCCCCGTCACGCGATCGAGCGAATCATGCTGCTGTCGGGCGATCGCGAGTCGGAGGTCCGCTATCTCGCCGACGCGGTCGGAATCAGCGAGATCTACGCCGGCCAAAGCCCCGAGGAGAAGCTCGAGCGGGTTCGGGCCGAGACCGCCGTCGCCCCCACGCTGTTCGTGGGAGACGGCATCAACGACGCCCCCGCGCTGCTCGCGGCGACGGTGGGGATCGCCTTCGGCCAGAACAGCGACGTGACGACCGAGGCCGCGGGCGTGGTCGTCATGGACAGTTCGCTGGGGAAGCTGGACGAGTTCATGCACATCAGCCGACGGATGCGGCGGATCGCGCTGCAAAGCGCCGTCGGAGGAATGGCCGCGAGCGTCGTGGGGATGGGCTTGGCCGCCGCGGGGTGGCTGCCGCCCGTCGCGGGCGCCGTGGCCCAGGAAGCGATCGACGTCGTCGCAGTGCTCAATGCGTTGCGCGCCGCGTGGCCGCCGAAATCGCTCCGCGATTTCTGA
- a CDS encoding response regulator, translating to MQAMPDGVVLLDAEKTILWGNGRLRQWAGCDSVVGENFYQVFGSPEILGPEFCPFSTALATGQASASTLRTEHNKYYRIHAAPILEGVREPQHLVVTIRDVSEEILQQQKMVALHQAGTALADIMPDEVADLEYAERVELLKDNILHCMEDVLHLDVIEIRMLDQESGELDPVMAVGMEPEAERRKLFAAETGNGVTGFVAATGKSYLCGHTTEDPLYLEGARGARSSMTVPLMLHEQLIGTLNVESPEGNAFNESDLQFLEIFARSVAAALNTLELLAAEKASTAAASVEAIHSAVALPIDVILNDAVNVMERYIGHEPDVVARLQRILANARDIKKAIQKVGRKMAPTQAHPGGLAEEVRPLLAGRRVLVVDNDQAVRAAAHELLERYHTIVETAHDGREAQYMVRNLDADARYDVIIADIRLPDMNGYEFLVALRETMDDVPLVLMTGFGYDPGHSIVKARREGLKSVLYKPFRLDQLVSTIEGIIRDALERKSDDPAPDGAS from the coding sequence ATGCAGGCCATGCCCGACGGGGTGGTGCTGCTCGACGCCGAGAAGACGATCTTGTGGGGCAACGGCCGGTTGCGACAGTGGGCCGGCTGCGATTCGGTCGTCGGCGAGAACTTCTACCAGGTGTTCGGCAGTCCCGAGATCCTCGGTCCCGAGTTTTGCCCCTTCTCCACCGCCCTGGCCACGGGCCAAGCGAGCGCGTCGACGCTTCGCACCGAGCACAACAAGTACTACCGCATTCACGCGGCGCCGATCCTGGAAGGAGTGCGCGAGCCGCAGCACCTCGTCGTGACGATCCGCGACGTCAGCGAGGAAATTCTGCAGCAACAGAAGATGGTGGCGCTCCACCAAGCCGGCACCGCGCTGGCCGACATCATGCCCGACGAGGTCGCCGACCTCGAGTACGCGGAGCGCGTCGAGTTGCTCAAAGACAACATCCTTCACTGCATGGAGGACGTGCTCCACCTGGACGTCATCGAGATCCGCATGCTCGACCAGGAATCGGGCGAGCTGGATCCCGTCATGGCGGTCGGCATGGAGCCTGAGGCGGAACGTCGCAAGCTGTTCGCCGCCGAGACCGGCAACGGCGTCACGGGCTTCGTCGCGGCCACCGGCAAAAGCTATCTTTGCGGCCACACGACCGAGGATCCGCTGTACCTGGAAGGCGCCCGCGGGGCGCGCAGCTCGATGACCGTGCCGCTGATGCTGCACGAGCAGCTCATTGGCACGCTGAACGTCGAGAGCCCCGAGGGGAACGCGTTCAACGAGAGCGACCTGCAGTTTCTCGAAATCTTCGCCCGCAGCGTGGCCGCGGCCCTCAACACGCTCGAACTGCTCGCCGCCGAGAAGGCGAGCACCGCCGCGGCGAGCGTCGAGGCGATTCACAGCGCCGTGGCGCTGCCGATCGACGTCATCCTCAACGACGCCGTGAACGTCATGGAGCGCTACATCGGGCACGAGCCCGACGTGGTGGCCCGGCTGCAGCGGATCCTGGCGAACGCCCGCGACATCAAAAAGGCGATTCAGAAGGTGGGCCGGAAAATGGCCCCCACGCAGGCCCATCCCGGCGGCTTGGCCGAGGAAGTGCGGCCGCTGTTGGCGGGTCGCCGCGTGCTGGTCGTCGACAACGACCAGGCGGTCCGCGCCGCCGCTCACGAGTTGCTTGAACGGTACCATACGATCGTCGAGACGGCCCACGACGGCCGCGAGGCCCAGTACATGGTCCGCAACCTCGACGCCGACGCCCGCTACGACGTGATCATCGCCGATATTCGCCTGCCGGACATGAACGGCTATGAGTTCCTCGTCGCGCTGCGCGAGACGATGGACGACGTGCCGCTGGTGCTGATGACCGGCTTCGGCTACGACCCGGGGCACTCGATCGTCAAGGCCCGCCGCGAGGGGCTCAAGTCGGTCCTCTACAAACCGTTCCGTCTCGATCAGCTGGTCAGCACGATCGAGGGGATCATCCGCGACGCGCTGGAACGCAAGAGCGACGATC
- a CDS encoding RNA methyltransferase, whose protein sequence is MHITSRHNPRVKDAAKLRTGRKREVAARFLIDGPREIARAIAAGVEIAEAFVCEPLVAALGDPQAAPEIAALRSAAREFATVTPEVFEKLCFGQRGSGAVAVAVPPRRSLAELQLPPAPLVAVLEGIEKPGNVGAVLRSADGAGVDAVVVVDPRTDLYNPQTIRASLGTVFGRHVCTATTAEALPWLCGLGVPLVATRPDATELYTAVDYRGGAAILLGSEAAGLSDVWRQVDVLSVRLPMHGLADSLNVSVAAAIMFYEAVRQRGPA, encoded by the coding sequence GTGCATATCACAAGCCGCCACAATCCGCGCGTCAAAGACGCCGCCAAACTGCGCACCGGGCGCAAGCGTGAGGTCGCGGCTCGGTTTCTGATCGACGGGCCGCGAGAAATCGCCCGGGCGATCGCCGCAGGGGTCGAGATCGCCGAGGCGTTTGTCTGCGAACCGCTCGTCGCGGCACTGGGCGATCCCCAGGCCGCACCTGAGATCGCCGCCCTCCGCTCCGCGGCCCGCGAGTTCGCCACCGTGACCCCCGAAGTGTTCGAGAAACTCTGCTTCGGCCAGCGCGGCAGCGGAGCGGTCGCGGTCGCCGTGCCGCCGCGACGGTCGCTCGCCGAGTTGCAGCTCCCCCCCGCGCCGCTCGTGGCCGTGCTCGAAGGGATCGAGAAGCCGGGCAACGTCGGCGCCGTCTTGCGGAGCGCCGACGGGGCCGGGGTCGACGCGGTCGTCGTCGTCGATCCGCGGACCGATCTTTACAACCCGCAGACGATCCGAGCAAGCCTCGGCACGGTGTTCGGTCGGCACGTTTGCACGGCGACGACCGCTGAGGCGCTCCCCTGGCTGTGCGGCCTCGGCGTGCCGCTCGTGGCGACCCGTCCCGACGCGACGGAACTTTACACGGCGGTCGACTATCGCGGCGGCGCCGCCATCCTGTTGGGGAGCGAGGCCGCGGGACTCTCCGACGTTTGGCGGCAGGTCGACGTCCTTTCCGTGCGCCTCCCCATGCACGGCTTGGCCGACAGCCTGAACGTCTCGGTCGCCGCCGCGATCATGTTCTACGAAGCCGTCCGGCAACGGGGACCTGCGTAA
- the typA gene encoding translational GTPase TypA, producing MAVSRLVVPAARLRNVAIVAHVDHGKTTLVDKMLYQSGLYRNEQLDKLAGGQHGLILDSNDLERERGITILAKNCAVVYRAADGEMYRINLIDTPGHADFGGEVERVLNMASGTLLLVDAYEGPMPQTRFVLQKSLECGLQPIVVVNKADRPDARPHEVVDEVFDLLVDLGAPNEVLDFTTVFASGRDGWATLDLDQPNADLTPLFEAIVRHVPPPGDNAAAAQPMQLSVTSLDYSDYVGRIAIGRVHAGTIKRKQTVAVIDHLGEVARRQVSQLLAFEGLERIEVDEVAAGDLCAVVGLEPIEIGDTIADAEQPHRLPTIKVDEPTLHMTFRVNDGPFSGRDGKFLTSRQISERLERELRSNVALRVSPGATQEQFRVSGRGLMHLGILIENMRREGYELCVGKPTVITREIDGVKCEPIEMLVVDCPDDNQNAVMALLGDRRAELVKISRRSSGAGFVHMEFKIPARSLMGLRSRMLNATAGQAIMHHTLLGYEPIRGETPSRALGTLIANETGQATAYALDALYDRGVFFIRPGDSVYEGQVVGENCRAGDLVVNVVRAKKLTNVRAAGKDDNSQVRPVRDMSLEGCLEYIEDDELVEITPTKVRLRKAMLLENDRRRANRQAAAMA from the coding sequence ATGGCCGTCTCCCGTCTGGTCGTCCCCGCCGCCCGCTTGCGCAACGTCGCCATTGTCGCCCACGTCGACCATGGCAAGACGACGCTCGTCGACAAGATGCTGTATCAATCGGGGCTCTACCGCAACGAGCAGCTTGACAAGCTCGCCGGCGGGCAGCACGGCCTGATTCTCGACAGCAACGACCTGGAGCGCGAGCGCGGGATCACGATCCTCGCCAAGAATTGCGCGGTCGTCTATCGGGCCGCCGACGGCGAAATGTACCGGATCAACCTGATCGACACCCCGGGCCACGCCGACTTCGGCGGCGAAGTCGAGCGGGTGCTCAATATGGCCAGCGGCACGCTGCTGTTGGTCGACGCCTACGAGGGACCGATGCCGCAGACGCGGTTCGTGCTGCAGAAGTCGCTGGAGTGCGGCCTGCAACCGATCGTCGTCGTCAACAAGGCCGACCGCCCCGACGCCCGTCCTCACGAGGTCGTCGACGAGGTGTTCGACTTGCTCGTGGACCTGGGAGCGCCGAACGAGGTGCTCGACTTCACCACGGTGTTTGCGTCGGGGCGCGACGGCTGGGCGACGCTCGACCTCGACCAGCCGAACGCCGATCTGACGCCGCTGTTCGAGGCGATCGTTCGGCACGTGCCCCCCCCGGGCGACAACGCCGCGGCGGCTCAACCGATGCAGTTGTCGGTGACCTCGCTCGATTACTCCGACTACGTCGGCCGAATCGCAATCGGTCGGGTTCACGCCGGCACGATCAAGCGCAAGCAGACCGTGGCTGTCATCGACCACCTGGGCGAGGTCGCCCGTCGGCAAGTCAGCCAGTTGCTGGCGTTCGAGGGGCTCGAGCGGATCGAGGTCGACGAAGTGGCCGCCGGCGATCTGTGCGCCGTCGTGGGGCTTGAACCGATCGAGATCGGCGATACGATCGCCGACGCCGAACAGCCCCACCGACTCCCCACGATCAAAGTCGACGAACCGACGCTCCACATGACGTTTCGCGTCAACGACGGCCCCTTTTCGGGCCGGGACGGCAAGTTCCTGACCAGCCGGCAGATTTCCGAGCGACTCGAACGCGAACTCCGCTCCAACGTCGCGTTGCGGGTGAGCCCCGGCGCCACGCAGGAGCAGTTTCGCGTCTCGGGACGCGGGCTGATGCATCTGGGAATCCTCATCGAAAACATGCGCCGCGAGGGGTACGAACTGTGCGTCGGGAAGCCGACGGTCATCACCCGCGAAATCGACGGCGTCAAATGCGAGCCGATCGAGATGCTGGTCGTCGACTGCCCCGACGACAACCAGAACGCCGTCATGGCTTTGCTGGGCGATCGCCGGGCGGAACTGGTGAAGATCAGCCGCCGCTCGTCGGGCGCGGGGTTCGTTCACATGGAGTTCAAGATTCCGGCCCGTTCGCTGATGGGATTGCGCAGCCGCATGCTCAACGCGACCGCGGGGCAGGCGATCATGCACCATACACTGCTGGGCTACGAACCGATCCGCGGCGAGACCCCGAGCCGAGCCCTGGGGACGCTCATCGCCAACGAAACGGGCCAAGCGACCGCCTACGCTCTCGACGCCTTGTACGACCGCGGCGTGTTCTTCATCCGCCCCGGCGACAGCGTCTACGAGGGGCAAGTCGTCGGCGAGAATTGCCGGGCCGGCGATCTGGTCGTCAACGTGGTGCGGGCGAAGAAGCTGACCAACGTCCGCGCCGCGGGCAAGGACGACAACAGCCAAGTCCGCCCCGTGCGCGACATGTCGCTGGAAGGATGCCTCGAATACATCGAAGACGACGAGCTTGTGGAAATCACCCCCACGAAAGTCCGGCTCCGCAAGGCGATGCTGCTGGAGAACGACCGCCGGCGGGCGAACCGGCAAGCCGCGGCCATGGCGTGA
- a CDS encoding c-type cytochrome: protein MLNRNCGLAFCALVAIATGVAADAVAKPTADIRVLPGFRAELIYAPPLEVEGSWVSLTVDELGRLIASDQEGALYRITPPPPGTPAARTKVDKIDLGIGMAQGLACLDGKLYVMLNGVRGSLTSGLYRLSDSTGDDRYDHVEQLRVWSNVGEHGPHAVVVGPNKRSLYVCCGNATRLPMYDRTRVPKAWQDDRLLPPLFAAEFVPGQFEAPGGWIARTDLNGELMELYAAGLRNVYDIAFDPDGELFTFDSDNEGDVGLPWYRPTRVCHVTSGVDFGWRATDGVWPAGAIDSLPPAVDVGPGSPTGLEFGTHTKFPPKYRRAMFAGEWSYGKIYAVHLRPEGASYRGKYEQFAAGLPLPVTDLVANPVDGALYFVVGGRKIESGLYRIAWVGGDAAAEELTADVDSQQAAAAGEARRKRRELEAFHVGAPEGAVDKAWPYLASNDPALRSAARIVLEQQPIQRWGEAALNEPDPRRRIAALVAMARMGSAALGDVWTESLRRIDCAALPESDQFDYVRAASLGVLRLGLSPENRQKLLARLDPLHPSGNAEFDAQLAPLLVRLAAPRIKERLLARLTEAPTLSEGFDAARAASAISADWTIDERRQFFAWCRRAAAETNAGAFKSLVEIRNRALQSLTAAERTALAAELAKSFEQPTTPLEAIPARPFVQKWTLDEAIAAVEAAGEDRDLDNGRRLFTAALCANCHVFAGRGAMVGPDLTGAGGRFALSDLLRAIVEPDTTISDQYQQTRFTVNGRVFTGRVSNMHGEEIFVSTDFLDPTKYVKFSREDLEDQRPSDVSPMPAGLLDTLAGEEIADLVAFLRSGAR, encoded by the coding sequence GTGTTAAACCGCAATTGCGGCTTGGCGTTTTGCGCCCTCGTCGCGATCGCAACGGGCGTTGCCGCCGACGCCGTCGCCAAGCCGACCGCCGACATCCGCGTTCTCCCCGGATTTCGCGCGGAGTTGATTTACGCTCCGCCGCTGGAGGTCGAGGGTTCGTGGGTGTCGCTGACCGTCGACGAGCTCGGACGGTTGATCGCCTCGGACCAGGAAGGGGCGTTGTATCGCATCACCCCTCCTCCTCCGGGAACCCCGGCCGCACGGACGAAGGTCGACAAAATCGATCTGGGCATCGGCATGGCTCAGGGGCTCGCCTGTCTCGACGGCAAGCTCTACGTCATGCTCAACGGGGTTCGCGGGTCGCTCACCTCGGGGCTCTACCGGTTGAGCGATTCCACCGGCGACGACCGCTACGACCATGTCGAACAGCTTCGCGTGTGGAGCAACGTCGGCGAGCATGGGCCGCACGCGGTCGTCGTCGGCCCGAACAAGCGGTCGCTGTACGTCTGCTGCGGCAACGCGACCCGGTTGCCAATGTACGACCGCACCCGCGTTCCCAAGGCGTGGCAGGACGACCGCCTGTTGCCGCCGCTGTTCGCCGCGGAATTCGTCCCCGGGCAATTCGAGGCGCCGGGGGGCTGGATCGCGCGGACGGATCTCAACGGCGAGCTCATGGAGCTCTACGCCGCGGGCTTGCGCAACGTGTACGACATTGCGTTCGATCCGGACGGCGAACTGTTCACCTTCGACTCCGACAACGAAGGAGACGTGGGGCTCCCTTGGTATCGGCCCACCCGCGTTTGCCACGTGACCAGCGGGGTCGACTTCGGCTGGCGTGCGACCGACGGCGTCTGGCCCGCCGGCGCCATCGACTCGCTCCCCCCCGCGGTCGACGTCGGACCGGGGTCTCCCACGGGGCTCGAATTCGGCACGCACACGAAGTTCCCCCCCAAGTATCGCCGCGCGATGTTCGCCGGCGAGTGGAGCTACGGCAAGATCTACGCCGTCCATCTGCGACCCGAGGGCGCCAGCTATCGCGGCAAGTACGAACAATTCGCCGCGGGCCTGCCGTTGCCGGTGACCGATCTTGTCGCGAACCCCGTCGATGGCGCCCTGTACTTTGTTGTCGGGGGGCGCAAGATCGAATCGGGGCTGTATCGCATCGCCTGGGTCGGCGGCGACGCGGCGGCGGAAGAGTTGACCGCGGACGTCGACTCGCAACAGGCCGCCGCTGCCGGCGAGGCCCGTCGCAAACGGCGGGAACTCGAAGCGTTCCACGTCGGCGCCCCCGAGGGGGCTGTGGACAAGGCGTGGCCGTATCTGGCGAGCAACGACCCCGCGCTCCGCTCGGCGGCGCGGATCGTCTTGGAGCAACAGCCGATTCAACGCTGGGGCGAAGCGGCGCTCAACGAACCTGACCCGCGCCGCCGGATTGCAGCACTGGTCGCGATGGCCCGTATGGGGAGCGCCGCCTTGGGGGACGTGTGGACCGAGTCGCTGCGACGCATCGACTGCGCGGCCCTCCCCGAGAGCGACCAGTTCGACTACGTCCGCGCCGCGTCATTGGGCGTGCTGCGGTTGGGGCTCTCGCCCGAGAATCGGCAGAAACTGCTGGCGCGGCTCGACCCGTTGCACCCGTCGGGCAACGCGGAGTTTGACGCCCAGTTGGCGCCGTTGTTGGTGCGGCTGGCGGCGCCGCGGATCAAAGAGCGGCTTCTCGCCCGATTGACCGAGGCCCCGACCCTCAGCGAGGGGTTCGACGCCGCCCGCGCGGCAAGCGCGATTTCCGCCGACTGGACGATCGATGAGCGGCGGCAGTTCTTCGCTTGGTGTCGCCGGGCCGCGGCTGAGACGAACGCGGGCGCCTTCAAGTCGCTCGTCGAGATCCGCAATCGGGCGCTTCAATCGCTGACCGCCGCGGAGCGAACCGCGCTCGCCGCGGAGCTTGCCAAGTCGTTCGAGCAACCGACGACCCCGCTCGAGGCGATTCCGGCCCGGCCCTTCGTGCAGAAGTGGACGCTCGACGAGGCGATCGCCGCCGTCGAGGCCGCGGGAGAGGACCGCGATTTGGACAACGGCCGTCGTTTGTTCACAGCGGCCCTGTGCGCGAATTGCCATGTGTTCGCCGGTCGCGGGGCGATGGTCGGCCCCGACCTGACCGGCGCCGGGGGGCGATTCGCATTGAGCGATCTGCTGCGGGCGATCGTCGAACCCGATACGACGATCTCCGACCAGTATCAACAGACCCGGTTCACGGTGAACGGCCGGGTCTTCACCGGCCGGGTGAGCAACATGCACGGCGAGGAGATCTTCGTATCAACCGACTTCCTCGATCCGACCAAGTACGTGAAATTCAGCCGCGAGGACTTGGAGGATCAGCGCCCCTCGGACGTCTCGCCGATGCCCGCGGGGTTGCTCGACACGCTCGCCGGCGAAGAGATCGCCGATCTGGTCGCCTTCTTGCGGAGCGGTGCGCGATGA
- a CDS encoding tetratricopeptide repeat protein: protein MPLASPLVGRSLVLLAAAIALLAAWAAADWYSAEPFSSLRTATYVGRQSCIACHQAEAALWHGSNHDRAMELATDESVLGDFNDARFERLGVETRFFRDGDRFMVQTEGPDGQFRDYEVKYTFGVNPLQQYMVEFPDGRIQVLRESWDVRKNEWFFVTPEDVPDSRIESGDPLHWTGLAQNWNTMCAECHTTDYRKNYDPVADTYQSTYNEIDVSCEMCHGPGSVHVKLAEGRSLFWDRNVGYGMANTLKGATNVKQVDTCAPCHSRRAQVHGDYHAGANYLDHFEPALLEEGLYHADGQIQDEVYVYGSFLQSKMYRQGVRCSDCHDPHSLKLKYEGNRLCAQCHQPGKYDTPNHHRHVAAAADAAETQCVSCHMPTRTYMVVDDRHDHSMRVPRPDLTAALGTPNACNNCHTKPEEDAEWAAEAVRAWYGEKRPDDPRWAAAIAAGRAGEPGADEALREWIGRRDAPAIVRATAIELAARYPGPDALAAVERSLRDDSPLVRSAAVRALPLPPPPSQDGPRDDEAEAALNPWGQTRSRFIEKTAPMLRDGTRSVRLATAHRMVEAAGELAQSEFRAALDEAVEEFRAAQQLHLERASAHLNLASLALRLGELPQAIAELRAAIAREPYLTGPRGELARLVEAEGGDADEVRALREEEVELLTRDTGLLPGNPTPYYRKAMLLYLLGDLDEARRSLVEACRLGPNDYQSWLALALICERQQKWPQAVAALERMTQLAPDDPTPQAILARINAAVRQEQDEAAAEE from the coding sequence ATGCCATTGGCCTCGCCGCTTGTGGGTCGTTCGCTCGTGTTGTTGGCCGCGGCGATTGCGCTGTTGGCCGCCTGGGCCGCGGCCGACTGGTATTCGGCCGAGCCGTTTTCGTCGCTTCGCACGGCGACGTACGTCGGACGGCAGTCGTGCATCGCCTGCCATCAGGCGGAAGCCGCCCTGTGGCACGGCTCGAATCACGATCGGGCGATGGAACTGGCGACCGACGAATCCGTGCTGGGGGACTTCAACGACGCCCGGTTCGAGCGGCTGGGAGTCGAGACGCGGTTCTTCCGCGACGGGGACCGATTCATGGTCCAGACCGAGGGCCCCGACGGACAGTTCCGCGACTACGAGGTGAAGTACACCTTCGGCGTCAACCCGCTGCAGCAGTACATGGTCGAGTTCCCCGACGGGCGGATCCAGGTCCTCCGCGAATCGTGGGACGTCCGCAAGAACGAGTGGTTTTTCGTCACGCCCGAGGACGTGCCCGACTCGCGCATCGAATCCGGCGACCCGCTCCACTGGACGGGCCTCGCCCAGAACTGGAACACGATGTGCGCCGAGTGCCACACGACCGATTATCGCAAGAACTACGACCCCGTCGCGGACACGTACCAGTCGACCTACAACGAGATCGACGTCAGTTGCGAGATGTGCCACGGCCCGGGAAGCGTGCACGTGAAGCTGGCTGAGGGCCGTTCGTTGTTCTGGGACCGCAACGTCGGCTACGGCATGGCGAACACGCTCAAAGGGGCGACGAACGTGAAGCAAGTCGACACGTGCGCTCCCTGCCACTCGCGCCGCGCGCAAGTGCACGGCGACTATCATGCCGGGGCGAACTACCTCGATCATTTCGAGCCGGCGCTGCTGGAGGAGGGGCTCTACCACGCCGACGGACAGATTCAGGACGAAGTGTACGTCTACGGCTCGTTCCTGCAGAGCAAGATGTACCGCCAGGGAGTCCGCTGCAGCGATTGTCACGATCCCCATTCGCTCAAGCTGAAGTACGAAGGGAACCGACTGTGCGCCCAGTGTCACCAGCCGGGCAAGTACGACACCCCCAACCACCATCGCCACGTCGCCGCGGCTGCCGACGCGGCGGAGACGCAGTGCGTGAGCTGTCACATGCCCACCCGCACCTACATGGTCGTCGACGATCGGCACGATCACAGCATGCGGGTCCCGCGACCGGATCTGACGGCGGCGCTCGGCACGCCCAACGCCTGCAACAACTGCCACACGAAGCCTGAGGAAGACGCCGAGTGGGCGGCCGAGGCGGTCCGCGCGTGGTACGGCGAGAAGCGACCCGACGATCCTCGCTGGGCCGCGGCGATCGCCGCGGGTCGGGCCGGCGAACCGGGCGCCGACGAGGCCCTGCGCGAGTGGATCGGCCGGCGCGACGCCCCGGCGATCGTCCGCGCCACGGCGATCGAGTTGGCTGCCCGCTACCCGGGGCCGGACGCCCTGGCGGCGGTCGAGCGCTCGCTGCGCGACGACAGCCCGCTGGTCCGCAGCGCCGCGGTGCGGGCCCTGCCGCTGCCGCCCCCCCCGTCGCAGGACGGTCCGCGCGACGACGAAGCCGAGGCGGCGCTCAACCCGTGGGGACAGACACGCTCGCGATTCATCGAGAAGACGGCGCCCATGCTGCGCGACGGGACCCGCTCGGTCCGGCTGGCCACGGCGCATCGGATGGTCGAGGCCGCCGGGGAGCTCGCTCAGAGCGAATTTCGCGCGGCCTTGGACGAGGCGGTCGAGGAGTTCCGCGCGGCGCAGCAGCTTCATCTCGAACGAGCGTCCGCCCATCTGAATCTGGCCAGCTTGGCGCTTCGACTGGGCGAGTTGCCGCAGGCGATCGCCGAACTGCGAGCTGCGATCGCTCGCGAGCCGTATCTGACTGGTCCCCGCGGCGAACTGGCCCGGCTGGTCGAAGCCGAGGGGGGAGACGCTGACGAGGTGCGAGCGCTGCGGGAAGAGGAGGTCGAACTGTTAACCCGCGACACGGGCCTGTTGCCCGGCAATCCGACGCCCTACTATCGCAAGGCGATGTTGCTGTATCTGTTGGGGGATCTCGACGAAGCGCGCAGGTCGCTCGTCGAAGCATGCCGCCTGGGGCCCAACGACTATCAAAGCTGGCTCGCTTTGGCGCTGATCTGCGAGCGGCAACAGAAGTGGCCCCAAGCCGTCGCAGCGCTCGAGCGGATGACGCAACTCGCCCCCGACGACCCGACCCCGCAAGCGATCCTCGCCCGCATCAACGCCGCCGTCCGTCAGGAGCAGGATGAGGCGGCGGCTGAGGAATGA